Proteins encoded within one genomic window of Rossellomorea vietnamensis:
- a CDS encoding helix-turn-helix transcriptional regulator, translating into MNDMKKFCNSINSCFSKENSPFDERNMGEIVSLLRVKSQLTQEELAQKANVSTQTIKRLEGGKEKVSDVTCREIVEALGVNISQLTKLLDE; encoded by the coding sequence ATGAATGACATGAAGAAATTTTGTAACTCCATTAACTCCTGTTTCTCCAAAGAGAATTCGCCTTTTGACGAACGAAATATGGGTGAGATTGTATCCTTACTTCGTGTGAAATCTCAACTGACTCAAGAAGAGCTGGCTCAAAAAGCAAATGTATCTACACAAACCATTAAAAGACTTGAAGGAGGCAAGGAAAAGGTAAGTGATGTTACTTGTCGAGAAATAGTAGAAGCATTGGGAGTTAATATTTCCCAACTGACAAAGCTTCTAGACGAATGA